In Dama dama isolate Ldn47 chromosome 20, ASM3311817v1, whole genome shotgun sequence, a single window of DNA contains:
- the UTP11 gene encoding probable U3 small nucleolar RNA-associated protein 11 yields MAAAFRKAAKSRQREHRERSQPGFRKHLGLLEKKKDYKLRADDYRKKQEYLRALRKKALEKNPDEFYYKMTRVKLQDGVHVIKETKEEVTPEQLKLMRTQDIKYIEMKRVAEAKKIERLKAELHLLDFQGKQQNKHVFFFDTKKEVEQFDIATHLRTAPELVDRVFNRPTIETLQKEKVKGVNNQTRLKRIAKERQKQYDCLTQRIEREKKLFVIAQKIQTRKDLLDKTRKVKVKKETVNSPAIYKFESRRKR; encoded by the exons cCTGGCTTTCGAAAACATCTGGGCctgctggagaaaaagaaagattacaAGCTTCGTGCAGA TGACTACCGGAAAAAGCAAGAATACCTCAGAGCTCTCCGGAAAAAGGCTCTGGAAAAAAATCCAGATGAATTCTACTATAAAATGACCCGGGTTAAACTCCAG GATGGAGTTCATGTTATTAAGGAGACGAAGGAAGAAGTAACTCCAGAACAGCTGAAGCTAATGAGAACTCAGGATATCaaatatatagaaatgaaaagggTTGCAGAAGCAAAG AAAATTGAAAGACTAAAAGCAGAGCTCCATCTGCTGGATTTCCAGGGGAAGCAACAGAAtaaacatgtgtttttttttgacACCAAAAAGGaag TTGAACAGTTTGATATTGCCACTCACCTGCGAACAGCCCCAGAACTAGTTGACAGAGTCTTTAACAGACCCACGATAGAGACCTTGcagaaggagaaagtgaaaggagTTAACAATCAAACTCGACTTaag CGGATAGCGAAAGAGAGGCAGAAGCAGTATGACTGCCTGACACAGCGGATTGAGCGTGAGAAAAAATTGTTCGTTATTGCACAGAAAATTCAGACTCGCAAAGATCTTTTG gATAAAACTcggaaggtgaaagtgaagaaagaaacagTGAACTCCCCAGCTATTTACAAATTTGAGAGTCGTCGAAAACGTTGA